One part of the Humulus lupulus chromosome 9, drHumLupu1.1, whole genome shotgun sequence genome encodes these proteins:
- the LOC133800408 gene encoding uncharacterized protein LOC133800408, with product MRLFAYENAKLYKEKTKKWHDSRIKERVFEKNQQVLLFNSRLKLFPRKLKSRWSGPFTVMEVYPFGAVLVKDEKSGREFTVNGQRLKHYFGGEVDREKTSVNLKDA from the coding sequence ATGCGGTTGTTTGCTTATGAAAATGCAAAGCTGTACAAAGAAAAGACGAAGAAATGGCATGACAGCAGGATCAAGGAAAGAGTGTTTGAGAAAAATCAGCAAGTGTTACTGTTTAACTCCAGGTTGAAGCTATTTCCTAGAAAGCTTAAGTCCCGTTGGTCTGGACCATTTACTGTGATGGAAGTGTATCCATTTGGAGCTGTCCTGGTGAAAGATGAAAAATCGGGAAGAGAATTCACAGTTAACGGACAGCGGCTGAAACATTATTTTGGTGGGGAGGTTGACAGAGAAAAGACCTCCGTCAATCTGAAGGATGCTTGA